GGAGACTATGAGGAGCCGGTATTAGTACGGGGTCGGAAAATTTTAATTGGGGGTTACAAAATCCCAGGCCGCTTAGTAATTAATTACAATTTATTTAAAATATTTCAATGTTTTTTCTTGGTTATGCAGGATTCTACAATGACTGTCGCGAAGTTACCAGTAATAAGTCAAAGGGGTGGGGATCATGCACTGTTCAGAATTGCTTGAGGAAATTGAAGAACTGCGATCGGAGATGTACAGCTTGTTCAGTTCCGATGCTGTCTGCGCCAGCTTGTTGGATATCAGCCAACAGCTTGATGATTTAATTGTCCGGTACTATCGCCGCGTTGCATGAACTTAGCGAGGCGTCTCCATTTATAGCTGCGTCTCTTTTTGCCGCCGCAATTTGAGCATCAATATTACAGGCTCAATCCTTTCACCTGGCTAAAATTAACAATAGACCGAGCCTTCCTTTTCCATCCCTTGCTTTTTAAGCCTCCGTTGGTATAATATAATTATCTTGCTTGGGCTTTTTAAAGTTCTGCTCTTCTTCCCGATACAGGTATGAGGGTTAGGATTTTGTAATGTTCCGACAGGCAAGAGAAACCGGGAAGGGAGTGTTTTTTTGATGTTGGAAGATAAATTGCTTACCTGTAAGGAATGTGGTAGGAATTTTATTTTTTCAGTATCCGAGCAGGAGTTTTATGCCGAGAAAGGCTTTGAACATGCCCCCTCGCGCTGCCAGGAGTGTCGCCTGGCCAGAAAAAATAAAAAAAGCGAAGCCGGTTTCAACAAGGGGGGGTACAGCCAGTTTTCAGCGAACAGGTCCATCCGCGAAACTTACGAGACCGTCTGTGCGGAATGCGGTTGCGTCACCGAGGTTCCCTTTAAACCAAAAGAAGACCGTCCCGTATACTGCCGGCAGTGCTATATTCAGAAAAAGCAGAAGTACTAATAGATCGATAAGGAATCTCCCAGCGGGGTGTTGTGCCAGTTGAAAGTATTTGTAAATATTGACGGGGGCAGCCGCGGCAATCCCGGGCCCGCTGCAGCCGGTATGGTTATCACGGATGGGGAAGGCGGGCTGATTGCCACCAAAAGCAAGTTTCTGGGCCCTAAGGTCACCAATAACTTTGCTGAATGGAGCGCCCTGGAGGGGGCGGTCACGGCCTTGATTCACCTTGCCGGGCGGCAGGATGGTTTGGAAGCGGAAATCCGGGCCGACAGCCAACTGGTAGTGCGCCAGTTTAACCGGCAGTACCGGATTAAGGAACCTGCCCTGAGGGAAATTGCCGAGAGAGTGTGGAAGAGCCTGGCGGCGGCGCCGGGGTTGAAGATAATATTAAAGCACGTGCCCAGGGAAGAAAACACCGCAGCCGATGCAGCGGTTAACAGAGAACTGGATAATTACGAGAAGTGGTTGGAAAAAAACAATAAATAGTTCGAGATTTGCTGCGTCCAAAAAGGAATTGCAAAGCCTTTATTGAATAGTTCCTGAAAAATAAAATAAAGGAGGGTGTCTTGTGGAAATTTTAAAAAAGGTCAGCGAAGGCGCCAAGTCGATCAGCGAAGGCGCGAAATCCATTGGCAAAAAGTCCAGCGATCTGGTCGAAACAGCCAGATTGAAGATGGAAATTTCAAAGCTGGAAAAAGAAATGGAAAACAACATCACCGCGCTGGGGAACCTGGTCTACCTGCAGTATAAGGGCGATGAAGGTCTTGCAGAGGAAATAGACCGTCTCCTGCTAAGCACCAGATCTTTGGAGTCTGATATCGCCGACATTACCGAACAAATCGTAAAAATAAACCCCAAGCCGCCCGTCTGTGCCAGCTGCCATGAAGAGCTGCCGCAAAATGCAAAATTCTGCTGCAACTGCGGAGCGAAGGTCCCAGAAGCTCCTGCTGAATAAAAATCCAACCCCCTTAATGGGGGTTTTTTTGGGAATGTGGTTGGAGCTGTGGGCAAATTGCTAAATTTTGTTCATGGTCAAGCAGGTGTGATGGCGGGTATAATTGAAAAAACGCCGAATCCCCGTATAGCGGGGTACGGGGGACTTATTTAAATGGGTGAATCCATAAAGGTAGTTAGCAGCCGGTAGTCAAAAAGTCAATATTTGAAGGAATTCGCTTTAGCAAATTCCACAAGCGATCCGGCTTCCGACCTCCGACTGCCGACGACCGAATTGGTAGGGTATCCTCTAAACCCGAACCCGTAAACTAACCCCGGAGGCTTAAGGAGGGACACATATGTCAAATGTTACCCGTGCGCTCATGGGCTTTTTTATTTTAATCGGAGCCCTCATTCTTCCCACCGCAGCTTTTGCCGCCAGCCATACCGTTACCAAGGGGGAAAGTCTCTACATTATCAGCCGCAACTACGGAGTCTCTGTTGATGCCCTGGCTCAAGCCAATGGAATTACGGGTACGTTAATTGAAGTAGGCCAGAAACTCGATATTCCAGAGAGCGGCCAGTCATACATAGTCCGGTCGGGTGACACTCTTTACCAGATTGGCTCAAAGTTTGGCGTGAATTACCAGGAAATCATGTCGGCCAACGGGCTGGAAAGCGACTATCTCTACCAGGGTATGGACTTGTATATACCCTCTTCCTACGGGGGAAGCAGTGAAGTCAGCAGGGGCGGTCTGACTACGAGGGCTTCGGCCTGGGAAGTTGACCTGCTGGCACGGTTGATTACCGCGGAGGCTGACGCTGAGCCTTATGTCGGTAAGCTGGCAGTTGGAGCGGTTGTCTTGAACCGTACCAGGGACGCCAATTTTCCCAAATCAATATATGATGTAATTTATCAGTACGATTCCGGTACCTACCAGTTCGAGCCGGTGATGAACGGCTGGATCGAAAGGCCGGCTACTCCCGATTCAGTTCGGGCGGCCAAAGCCGCCCTCAACGGTTGGGATCCTACCAACGGAGCAGTTTATTTCTTCGCGACCTATGTAACGAATCCGTGGCTGTGGTCCAGGCCTTTGAGCGGTATCATCGGGACCGTCGCGTTTACTTACTGATTAGCTGTCGACTATCCAGCCAATGCAGGCGCGAATTCATTCGCACAAAAGTTTAGATGCCGGAAGTTTGGCGTTGGCGCGCCGGGTGCGATTGAAATCGCACCCACATCGCTAAGCTTTGATCCTCTGCCTGTGCCCGCAATAGCGGCATGGAGAACTACTCTGTGTTTATCTGGATGCCTGTTGAACAAAGGCAGGAAATCTCAGCGGGGCAGGAGAATATACTGATGAAAGAAATTTTGTCGGCAGGTGGGGGGACCAGATGAGGGTTGGCGTTGATATAGACGGGGTCCTGGCAGACAGTCTGCCCCTATGGGTTAAAGAGCTTAACGATTATTTTAAACAGAATAAGAGCCTGCAACAAATACAATTGCAGGACGTATGCCGGACCTACGGGATTACCGGGGAAGAGCTGCTCGGCTTTCTACATGACCGGGGCAGGTTTTTAATGACTTCGCCCCCGCCGCTTCCCGGGGCGTCGTATTACCTCAACCAGATCAAGAAAAGCCACGATATTTTTATTGTTTCCGCCAGGGATGAA
This genomic interval from Pelotomaculum schinkii contains the following:
- a CDS encoding aspartyl-phosphate phosphatase Spo0E family protein; translation: MHCSELLEEIEELRSEMYSLFSSDAVCASLLDISQQLDDLIVRYYRRVA
- a CDS encoding zinc ribbon domain-containing protein, whose amino-acid sequence is MEILKKVSEGAKSISEGAKSIGKKSSDLVETARLKMEISKLEKEMENNITALGNLVYLQYKGDEGLAEEIDRLLLSTRSLESDIADITEQIVKINPKPPVCASCHEELPQNAKFCCNCGAKVPEAPAE
- a CDS encoding zinc-ribbon domain containing protein, with amino-acid sequence MLEDKLLTCKECGRNFIFSVSEQEFYAEKGFEHAPSRCQECRLARKNKKSEAGFNKGGYSQFSANRSIRETYETVCAECGCVTEVPFKPKEDRPVYCRQCYIQKKQKY
- a CDS encoding ribonuclease HI family protein, with the protein product MKVFVNIDGGSRGNPGPAAAGMVITDGEGGLIATKSKFLGPKVTNNFAEWSALEGAVTALIHLAGRQDGLEAEIRADSQLVVRQFNRQYRIKEPALREIAERVWKSLAAAPGLKIILKHVPREENTAADAAVNRELDNYEKWLEKNNK
- a CDS encoding LysM peptidoglycan-binding domain-containing protein, which codes for MSNVTRALMGFFILIGALILPTAAFAASHTVTKGESLYIISRNYGVSVDALAQANGITGTLIEVGQKLDIPESGQSYIVRSGDTLYQIGSKFGVNYQEIMSANGLESDYLYQGMDLYIPSSYGGSSEVSRGGLTTRASAWEVDLLARLITAEADAEPYVGKLAVGAVVLNRTRDANFPKSIYDVIYQYDSGTYQFEPVMNGWIERPATPDSVRAAKAALNGWDPTNGAVYFFATYVTNPWLWSRPLSGIIGTVAFTY